Within Leptolyngbya ohadii IS1, the genomic segment NNNNNNNNNNNNNNNNNNNNNNNNNNNNNNNNNNNNNNNNNNNNNNNNGGGAAAAGTGATACAGCCTTTGAATGAGAGCATTGCTTGAAGAGGGACACTCCCATCGATGACTCTATCACTTGACCCGTCACCAAGAGACCGCTGCTCATCTCTCTCTCTCTCCTACCACTCCCATGCCGTTAGGCATTCCCTTCTTTATTCTTTATTCCTATCTGTACTTTTATTCCAATTTATTCTTTTCAAAGATCCATCCTAAAGCACTTGATAAATAAGCTGAATTGTGGAGCAGGGATACCGCTCAATACCTGGGTTGACGAGATTAAGAATTACAAGCAACTTAATTGTAATGCGACTTTTTCGGTCTCTCATAAAACAAGTGTCGTTGGTCAATTATGCTCCAATTCCTGAAAAACCTGCTGTCTTCAGGTCAGTTCATCATTAGCTGGAAGGGTTGATACGATGAACTATTCTCGTTTAACCCATGCCCGTTGGAAAGCTTCTACTGCCCTTAAAGTCGTGTCGCTTTATCTGGTGATGGGATGCTTGTGGATCTTATTCTCGGATCAGTTGCTCGATTACTTCACAGGCTCTTCCAGTCGTGTCCTGACCCGGCTCCAGACCCTAAAGGGCTGGCTCTATGTCCTATTTACCGCAGCTATCCTCTACTGGTTCATCAATCGTGAGACCCGCTCTAGCCGTAGTGCCAATTTCAGGCTCAAAAATGCTCTTGGTGAACTACAGACTACACAGGTTGCCTTACAAGAACTGAATGCTCAGCTTGAACAACGGGTAATAAACCGCACAGCCGAGCTTACAGCCCTCAGCGATCGTCTGAAAGAGGTACAGGAAATTGCTCGGATCGGGAGCTGGGAATACGACTTGCTCACTGGACAAATTAGCTGGTCTGATGAAATCTTTCGTATCTTTGCTCTAGTACCAGGGCAATCTATCCCTAGCTATGAGCAGCACTTAAGAGAGAACTTTTCACCTGAAGAGGCAGCACGACTTAATGCAGCAGTGACACGAGCCTTAGAACAGAGAGAGCCGTATGAATTGGATTTGCAAATCATTCGAGCAGATGGCTCAACCGGATGGATCTTGGGCAAGGGTAAGCCGATCGTCAATGAGCATCAGCAAGTGGTGCGCCTGGTAGGAACTGCTTTAGACATTACAGAGCGCAAGACCCTGGAAGTCGAGCAGCAGCACTTAGTCCAGATGAAGGATGAATTCCTCAGCTTGGTCTCTCACGAACTCCGATCGCCCCTCGCTAGTATCAAGATGGCGATTCATCTACTGGAAATCAAGCTGGGTCAAGTCTTGCCTGTGCTTGAAGCAGAGAACCAAGTTCAGTGTCGGCAAATCCAGCAATACTTGAGCATCCTGCATCAGCAGTGCGACCAAGAGCTTGAGATCGTCAATAACCTGCTGGACTTACAGCGTCTAGAGGCAGGCGGCATGAGCAAGACGATCGCCCCCATCCAGGTTCTTGAATGGGTTGAGCAGGTTGCTTCTGCTTATCAAGAACGGGCACAGGAACGACAGCAGCAGCTACAAATATTGCTCCCTCCATCCGTACCAGACTTGCATTCAGATTGTGAGATCTTAACGAGTGTGCTGAGAGAGTTATTGACCAACGCCTGCAAGTACACGCCACCCGGAGAAACCATCACCGTACAGGTCGAGCCGACAACAGCCGATATTCGGATTATGGTGCAGAATTCAGGCAGCTTTATCCCGCAAGCAGAACTAGAACGCATCTTTGATAAGTTCTATCGAGTGCCGGGGGGTGATCCCTGGAAGCAGGGCGGGACAGGACTAGGACTGGCGCTTGCCAAGAAGCAGGTGGAATATCTGGGCGGGTCGATGCGGGCTGAGAGTGATGCAAGAGGCGTCAGGTTTGTCATCACTCTTCCGATAGAGATTGGCTAGCTCTATCCATTGAATAATCTTTTGTAACAGACGGTTTACCATTGAGTTGATACAATGGTTGAATCTTATTATTGAGGGGTCTGGCTGTTTATGAGTCAGCCTCCATCGTTTACAGGGTTTACGGTCTATCAGGCATCCGATCGCATCATCGTCCGCTCAGGCTTTGAAGATGTCCCAGGCTGGCAAATCATCTGTAGCTGTCGATTGTATGACCAAGCGATCGAAGCCGCTCAACAGGCTGCCCGGATTAGAAAATTGCCCTTGAGCATTGTGGATCAGGACATGGGTGAAGAACTGAAGTGATAATAGCGGCTACCGCCGCTGCTAACGGGACGGGCTACGCCTGCTTTATCTGGGCAGGTTTTTACTCCTTCAATGCTCCGATGCTCATTGATCAGCAGGTCATCTCTTCAAGCACTGATTTATTCTTCCCACCTTCAATGCTCTTCTCGTCGATGCTCTCTCGCTTTTGGGGGTTTGGGGGTTTAGTGGGGACGCTGCGCTGACGCTTGCTGGTTGCTGGGGGACTGCTTACTTCAAGGGGTTCCCACTTAGGCTGCGTCACTA encodes:
- a CDS encoding sensor histidine kinase, yielding MNYSRLTHARWKASTALKVVSLYLVMGCLWILFSDQLLDYFTGSSSRVLTRLQTLKGWLYVLFTAAILYWFINRETRSSRSANFRLKNALGELQTTQVALQELNAQLEQRVINRTAELTALSDRLKEVQEIARIGSWEYDLLTGQISWSDEIFRIFALVPGQSIPSYEQHLRENFSPEEAARLNAAVTRALEQREPYELDLQIIRADGSTGWILGKGKPIVNEHQQVVRLVGTALDITERKTLEVEQQHLVQMKDEFLSLVSHELRSPLASIKMAIHLLEIKLGQVLPVLEAENQVQCRQIQQYLSILHQQCDQELEIVNNLLDLQRLEAGGMSKTIAPIQVLEWVEQVASAYQERAQERQQQLQILLPPSVPDLHSDCEILTSVLRELLTNACKYTPPGETITVQVEPTTADIRIMVQNSGSFIPQAELERIFDKFYRVPGGDPWKQGGTGLGLALAKKQVEYLGGSMRAESDARGVRFVITLPIEIG